A window of the Kineococcus mangrovi genome harbors these coding sequences:
- a CDS encoding DUF1972 domain-containing protein, whose product MISHARGPSTDGLRIALLGTRGVPARYGGFETCVEEVGSRLVDRGHRVLVYGARPEDGAGPVHEHRGMELVPLPAVRRRSLETLSRSALATCHLSAAQVRGRLPRGDRGAAPAVDAAVVFNCANAPFLPVLRAAGVPVATHVDGLEWKRAKWGPAGRRYYRWAEAFAVRHSDALIADAQGIADHYRARFDAGTTLIRYGAPVVEGGGDRRRLATMGLVPGGYHLVVARFEPENHVDVVVEGYVASRARKPLVVVGSAPYSDAYTARVRALADQRVRLVGGVWDQDLLDQLYAGACTYLHGHSVGGTNPSLLRAIGAGTAVDAFDVDFNREVLGAAGTYWRTAADVTAAVEAAEDDEAGVRDRGRASRFRAANYDWDDVADGYEDLCLRLAGRALPVRGGQDASVVDLGAAAPGHEHPHAGQPDLGRLDLSALETHDHEPHLEPRARRSSR is encoded by the coding sequence ATGATCAGCCACGCCCGTGGGCCGTCGACCGACGGACTGCGCATCGCTCTGCTGGGGACCCGAGGGGTCCCCGCCCGCTACGGGGGCTTCGAGACCTGCGTCGAGGAGGTCGGCTCCCGGCTCGTCGACCGCGGTCACCGCGTCCTCGTCTACGGCGCCCGTCCCGAGGACGGCGCCGGGCCCGTCCACGAGCACCGCGGCATGGAGCTCGTTCCGCTGCCCGCCGTGCGGCGCCGCTCCCTGGAGACCCTCAGCCGCTCGGCGCTCGCCACCTGCCACCTGAGCGCCGCGCAGGTGCGCGGCCGACTGCCCCGCGGCGACCGCGGCGCGGCGCCCGCCGTCGACGCCGCCGTCGTCTTCAACTGCGCCAACGCGCCCTTCCTCCCGGTCCTGCGGGCGGCCGGTGTGCCCGTCGCCACCCACGTCGACGGCCTGGAGTGGAAGCGCGCCAAGTGGGGGCCCGCCGGCCGGCGCTACTACCGCTGGGCCGAGGCGTTCGCCGTCCGGCACTCCGACGCCCTCATCGCCGACGCCCAGGGCATCGCGGACCACTACCGGGCCCGGTTCGACGCCGGCACGACGCTCATCCGCTACGGCGCGCCCGTCGTCGAGGGCGGCGGGGACCGGCGCCGGCTCGCCACGATGGGCCTGGTCCCGGGCGGCTACCACCTCGTCGTCGCCCGCTTCGAACCGGAGAACCACGTCGACGTCGTCGTCGAGGGCTACGTGGCGTCCCGGGCGCGCAAACCGCTCGTGGTCGTGGGGTCCGCCCCCTACTCCGACGCCTACACCGCCCGGGTCCGCGCCCTCGCCGACCAGCGCGTGCGCCTCGTCGGCGGGGTCTGGGACCAGGACCTGCTCGACCAGCTCTACGCGGGGGCCTGCACGTACCTGCACGGCCACAGCGTCGGCGGGACGAACCCCTCGCTGCTGCGGGCGATCGGCGCGGGGACCGCCGTGGACGCCTTCGACGTGGACTTCAACCGCGAGGTCCTCGGCGCGGCGGGCACCTACTGGCGGACCGCGGCCGACGTCACCGCCGCGGTCGAGGCCGCCGAGGACGACGAGGCCGGGGTCCGCGACCGGGGCCGGGCCAGCCGCTTCCGCGCCGCCAACTACGACTGGGACGACGTCGCCGACGGCTACGAGGACCTGTGCCTGCGGCTGGCCGGGCGGGCGCTGCCCGTCCGGGGCGGCCAGGACGCCTCCGTCGTCGACCTCGGCGCGGCCGCGCCGGGGCACGAGCACCCGCACGCCGGTCAGCCCGACCTCGGGCGCCTGGACCTGAGCGCGCTGGAGACCCACGACCACGAGCCCCACCTCGAACCCCGAGCGCGTCGGAGCAGCCGGTGA
- a CDS encoding alginate lyase family protein, whose amino-acid sequence MAATCTFLVTAGGTADAATGSTTRTSTKVVAKDSFAGASRAVGNAEIGGRWAIQSPRGRTVSTGGDQLTFPSVPTGGSFAALLPAVAATDVTVTHGVKLPKVGSAKIGLYETTELRRQSDGDRYGTTLTVGAGGALTLSADRVVDGRSTQLKKTALKVKAGSDAWLTVETKVSGTSPVTVQARVWGAGQPTPDWQVVAKDSSGSAVKKAGAVGVNGYLSSSGTPTTVSLNSFQAVATTTTTVPAAPAPVPATTSKPRPAAPTPTPTATTNPPKPSTPPKPSTPPSTPQPGSPAAPGLPTLQSVVTNGFVHPGVLNGTTNLEASRAAVLAGQAPQKPAFDKMKSSRFANLGWTPRPVAYVGCGSYNTVDEGCTAETDDAQAAYTQALLWYYTGDQRYAEKAKQILNAYSATLKDHKFDTKVYKNGLLQAGWAGQTFTKAAELIRYSGAGWSASDVARFETMLKTAFLPRVIDGWTWTSANWQLTMAEATMNIGVFTNDRATWDNGVGDWRNHVKGSFYLASDGAKPNFPANTIMKDSNYLEYWSNPKQYVSGLAAETCRDASHTAMGLASALDAAETARLQGVDLYGEQRTRLVAAMEYNLRFVNDPSASGWVCPKPLNLGGTGYKLTYALGYNNYAVRGGLSLPETKKFLSKVSPTGSGIFMNWETLTHSAG is encoded by the coding sequence GTGGCCGCCACCTGCACCTTCCTCGTGACCGCCGGCGGCACCGCCGACGCCGCAACCGGTTCCACCACCCGGACCAGCACGAAGGTCGTCGCCAAGGACTCCTTCGCCGGTGCGAGCCGCGCCGTCGGCAACGCCGAGATCGGTGGCCGCTGGGCGATCCAGTCGCCCCGGGGCCGCACGGTCTCCACCGGTGGCGACCAGCTCACCTTCCCCTCGGTCCCCACGGGCGGCAGCTTCGCCGCGCTGCTGCCCGCCGTGGCCGCGACCGACGTCACCGTCACGCACGGCGTCAAGCTGCCGAAGGTGGGTTCGGCCAAGATCGGCCTCTACGAGACGACCGAGCTGCGCCGGCAGTCCGACGGCGACCGCTACGGCACGACCCTGACGGTCGGCGCCGGCGGTGCCCTCACGCTGAGCGCCGACCGCGTCGTCGACGGCCGCTCCACCCAGCTGAAGAAGACGGCCCTGAAGGTCAAGGCCGGTTCGGACGCGTGGCTCACCGTCGAGACCAAGGTCTCCGGCACCTCGCCGGTCACCGTCCAGGCCCGCGTCTGGGGCGCCGGCCAGCCCACCCCGGACTGGCAGGTCGTGGCGAAGGACTCCAGCGGTTCGGCCGTGAAGAAGGCCGGCGCGGTGGGCGTCAACGGGTACCTCTCGAGCAGCGGCACCCCGACGACCGTGTCCCTCAACAGCTTCCAGGCCGTGGCGACGACCACGACGACGGTCCCCGCGGCTCCCGCCCCGGTGCCCGCGACGACGTCCAAACCGCGCCCGGCGGCGCCGACGCCGACGCCGACCGCGACGACGAACCCGCCCAAGCCGTCCACCCCGCCCAAGCCCTCCACCCCGCCGAGCACCCCGCAGCCCGGCTCGCCGGCCGCGCCGGGTCTGCCGACCCTGCAGAGCGTCGTGACGAACGGCTTCGTCCACCCGGGCGTCCTCAACGGCACGACCAACCTCGAGGCGTCCCGCGCGGCCGTCCTGGCCGGCCAGGCGCCGCAGAAGCCCGCCTTCGACAAGATGAAGAGCAGCCGCTTCGCCAACCTGGGCTGGACCCCGCGTCCGGTCGCCTACGTCGGCTGCGGCTCGTACAACACCGTCGACGAGGGCTGCACCGCGGAGACCGACGACGCGCAGGCCGCCTACACCCAGGCGCTCCTGTGGTACTACACCGGTGACCAGCGGTACGCCGAGAAGGCCAAGCAGATCCTCAACGCCTACTCCGCCACGCTGAAGGACCACAAGTTCGACACCAAGGTCTACAAGAACGGTCTGCTGCAGGCCGGCTGGGCCGGGCAGACGTTCACCAAGGCCGCCGAGCTCATCCGCTACAGCGGTGCCGGCTGGAGCGCCTCGGACGTCGCCCGCTTCGAGACGATGCTCAAGACGGCCTTCCTGCCGCGCGTCATCGACGGCTGGACCTGGACCTCGGCGAACTGGCAGCTGACGATGGCCGAGGCCACCATGAACATCGGCGTCTTCACGAACGACCGCGCCACCTGGGACAACGGCGTCGGTGACTGGCGCAACCACGTCAAGGGCTCGTTCTACCTGGCCTCCGACGGCGCCAAGCCGAACTTCCCGGCCAACACGATCATGAAGGACAGCAACTACCTCGAGTACTGGTCCAACCCGAAGCAGTACGTCTCCGGCCTCGCCGCCGAGACGTGCCGTGACGCGTCCCACACCGCGATGGGCCTGGCGTCCGCCCTCGACGCCGCCGAGACCGCCCGCCTCCAGGGGGTGGACCTCTACGGCGAGCAGCGCACCCGTCTCGTCGCGGCCATGGAGTACAACCTGCGCTTCGTCAACGACCCGTCGGCCTCCGGCTGGGTCTGCCCCAAGCCGCTGAACCTCGGCGGGACGGGCTACAAGCTGACGTACGCCCTGGGGTACAACAACTACGCCGTCCGCGGCGGGCTGTCGCTGCCCGAGACGAAGAAGTTCCTGAGCAAGGTCAGCCCGACGGGTTCGGGGATCTTCATGAACTGGGAGACGCTCACGCACTCGGCCGGCTGA
- the dnaE gene encoding DNA polymerase III subunit alpha, with translation MASPSSSADSFVHLHVHTEYSMLDGAAKVDDLFATAAEMGMPAVATTDHGFVFGAYDFWKTAKKHGVKPIVGVEAYLTPGTARQDKTRVKWGDPGARSGDDVSGAGSYTHMTMLASNTRGMHNLFKMSSLASLEGFLYKPRMDRELLSQYSEGLIATTGCPSGEVQTRLRLGQYDEARQAAADYRDIFGRENFFVELMDHGLDIERRIQDDLLKLAKDLELPLVATNDLHYTHAQDARAHEALLCVQSGSTLADPKRFKFDSTDFYLKSPAEMRHLWRDHPEACDNTLLIAERCEVEFTESTGAYMPRFPCPPGEDEESWFVKEVWSGLSYRYDGAIPDDVRKQADYEIEVITSKGYAGYFLVVADFINWSKANGIRVGPGRGSGAGSMAAYAMKITDLDPLRHGLFFERFLNPERMSMPDFDVDFDERRRGEVIQYVVDKYGTDRVAQIVTYGTIKAKQAVKDSSRVLGFPFSMGDRITKTMPPAVMGKDIPLSGIFDPNHKRYSEAGEFRELYKADPEVVKVVDTARGLEGLKRQWGVHAAGVIMSSDPLIDLIPIMKREADGAIITQFDYPTCETLGLVKMDFLGLRNLTILDDALKNVVANGKEEVDLEKLDLDDAATFDLLGRGDTLGVFQFDGGPMRSLLRLMRPDNFEDISAVGALYRPGPMGAGSHTAYARRKNGQEPITPIHPELEEPLADILGTTYGLIVYQEQVMSIAQKVAGYTLGSADLLRRAMGKKKREVLDAEFVGFERGMLDNGFSKECVKALWDILVPFSDYAFNKAHSAAYGLVSYWTAYLKANYPAEYMAAVLTSVRDDKDKSALYLNECRRMGIKVLPPDVNESSANFTAVGTDIRFGLTAIRNVGANVVEAVVEARTGKGRYESFQDFLTKVPAVVCNKRTIESLIKAGAFDSLGHRRRALVAKHEDAVDAVVDVKRNEAIGQFDLFAGLGGGDEAGGGGFEVVIPDLPEWEKTELLAHERQMLGLYVSDHPLFGLERLLQNASDVSISALLEDESRPDGSNITVAGMITGLQRKTTKQGNYWAIVTVEDLAGAIECLFFPQAYTDVAQLLAEDLVVVVKGRLNRRDEVPTIYASGLTVPDISSTDGVPVTVTLPTARCTAGVVEQLKTVLETHRGATEVRLRLTKNGGGTGTLMRLDDSLRVNPSPALFGDLKQLLGASCLG, from the coding sequence ATGGCGTCCCCGTCCTCGTCAGCGGACTCGTTCGTCCACCTGCACGTCCACACCGAGTACTCGATGCTGGACGGTGCGGCCAAGGTGGACGACCTCTTCGCCACCGCCGCCGAGATGGGCATGCCCGCGGTCGCGACGACCGACCACGGCTTCGTCTTCGGCGCCTACGACTTCTGGAAGACGGCGAAGAAGCACGGGGTGAAGCCGATCGTCGGCGTCGAGGCGTACCTGACGCCGGGGACGGCGCGCCAGGACAAGACGCGCGTGAAGTGGGGCGACCCGGGCGCCCGCTCCGGTGACGACGTCTCCGGGGCCGGGTCGTACACGCACATGACGATGCTGGCCAGCAACACCCGGGGCATGCACAACCTGTTCAAGATGAGCAGCCTGGCCAGCCTGGAGGGCTTCCTCTACAAGCCCCGCATGGACCGCGAGCTGCTCTCGCAGTACTCCGAGGGGCTCATCGCCACCACCGGCTGCCCGTCGGGGGAGGTGCAGACCCGCCTGCGCCTGGGCCAGTACGACGAGGCGCGCCAGGCCGCCGCCGACTACCGCGACATCTTCGGCCGCGAGAACTTCTTCGTCGAGCTCATGGACCACGGCCTCGACATCGAGCGCCGCATCCAGGACGACCTGCTCAAGCTGGCCAAGGACCTCGAGCTGCCGCTGGTCGCGACGAACGACCTGCACTACACCCACGCGCAGGACGCCCGCGCCCACGAGGCGCTGCTGTGCGTGCAGTCCGGCTCGACGCTGGCCGACCCCAAGCGCTTCAAGTTCGACTCCACCGACTTCTACCTCAAGAGCCCGGCCGAGATGCGCCACCTGTGGCGCGACCACCCCGAGGCCTGCGACAACACGCTGCTCATCGCCGAGCGGTGCGAGGTCGAGTTCACCGAGTCCACCGGCGCCTACATGCCCCGCTTCCCCTGCCCGCCGGGGGAGGACGAGGAGAGCTGGTTCGTCAAGGAGGTCTGGTCGGGGCTGAGCTACCGCTACGACGGCGCCATCCCCGACGACGTCCGCAAGCAGGCCGACTACGAGATCGAGGTCATCACCTCCAAGGGGTACGCCGGGTACTTCCTCGTCGTCGCCGACTTCATCAACTGGTCCAAGGCCAACGGCATCCGGGTCGGTCCGGGCCGCGGGTCCGGTGCCGGGTCGATGGCGGCGTACGCCATGAAGATCACCGACCTGGACCCGCTGCGCCACGGCCTGTTCTTCGAGCGGTTCCTCAACCCCGAGCGCATGTCGATGCCCGACTTCGACGTCGACTTCGACGAGCGCCGCCGCGGTGAGGTCATCCAGTACGTCGTGGACAAGTACGGCACCGACCGCGTCGCCCAGATCGTCACGTACGGGACGATCAAGGCCAAGCAGGCCGTCAAGGACTCCTCGCGCGTCCTGGGCTTCCCCTTCTCCATGGGGGACCGGATCACCAAGACGATGCCGCCGGCCGTGATGGGCAAGGACATCCCGCTGTCGGGCATCTTCGACCCGAACCACAAGCGGTACTCCGAGGCGGGGGAGTTCCGCGAGCTGTACAAGGCCGACCCCGAGGTCGTGAAGGTCGTCGACACCGCGCGCGGGCTGGAGGGCCTGAAGCGGCAGTGGGGCGTGCACGCGGCCGGCGTCATCATGTCGAGCGACCCGCTCATCGACCTCATCCCGATCATGAAGCGCGAGGCCGACGGCGCGATCATCACGCAGTTCGACTACCCGACGTGCGAGACGCTCGGGCTGGTCAAGATGGACTTCCTCGGCCTGCGGAACCTGACGATCCTCGACGACGCCCTGAAGAACGTCGTGGCCAACGGCAAGGAGGAGGTCGACCTCGAGAAGCTCGACCTCGACGACGCGGCGACGTTCGACCTGCTCGGCCGCGGCGACACGCTCGGCGTCTTCCAGTTCGACGGCGGCCCCATGCGGTCCCTGCTGCGCCTCATGCGCCCGGACAACTTCGAGGACATCTCCGCGGTCGGCGCGCTGTACCGGCCCGGCCCGATGGGCGCCGGGTCGCACACCGCGTACGCGCGGCGCAAGAACGGCCAGGAGCCCATCACCCCGATCCACCCCGAGCTCGAAGAACCCCTGGCGGACATCCTCGGCACGACCTACGGCCTGATCGTGTACCAGGAGCAGGTCATGTCGATCGCGCAGAAGGTCGCGGGGTACACCCTCGGCTCGGCCGACCTGCTGCGCCGCGCGATGGGCAAGAAGAAGCGCGAGGTCCTCGACGCCGAGTTCGTCGGCTTCGAGAGGGGCATGCTGGACAACGGGTTCAGCAAGGAGTGCGTCAAGGCGCTGTGGGACATCCTCGTCCCCTTCTCCGACTACGCCTTCAACAAGGCCCACTCGGCCGCCTACGGCCTGGTCTCCTACTGGACGGCCTACCTCAAGGCCAACTACCCGGCCGAGTACATGGCCGCGGTGCTCACCTCGGTGCGCGACGACAAGGACAAGTCGGCGCTGTACCTCAACGAGTGCCGCCGCATGGGCATCAAGGTGCTGCCGCCGGACGTCAACGAGTCGAGCGCGAACTTCACCGCGGTCGGCACCGACATCCGCTTCGGCCTGACCGCCATCCGCAACGTCGGCGCCAACGTCGTCGAGGCGGTCGTGGAGGCCCGCACCGGCAAGGGCCGCTACGAGTCCTTCCAGGACTTCCTCACCAAGGTGCCGGCCGTCGTGTGCAACAAGCGGACGATCGAGTCGCTCATCAAGGCCGGTGCCTTCGACTCCCTCGGGCACCGGCGCCGCGCCCTGGTCGCCAAGCACGAGGACGCCGTCGACGCCGTCGTGGACGTCAAGCGCAACGAGGCCATCGGCCAGTTCGACCTCTTCGCCGGTCTCGGGGGCGGGGACGAGGCCGGGGGCGGCGGTTTCGAGGTCGTCATCCCCGACCTGCCCGAGTGGGAGAAGACCGAGCTGCTCGCCCACGAGCGGCAGATGCTGGGCCTGTACGTCTCCGACCACCCGCTGTTCGGGCTGGAACGGCTGCTGCAGAACGCCTCCGACGTCTCGATCTCGGCGCTGCTGGAGGACGAGTCCCGACCCGACGGCTCGAACATCACCGTCGCGGGCATGATCACCGGCCTGCAGCGCAAGACGACCAAGCAGGGCAACTACTGGGCGATCGTCACGGTCGAGGACCTCGCCGGGGCCATCGAGTGCCTGTTCTTCCCGCAGGCGTACACGGACGTGGCCCAGCTGCTGGCCGAGGACCTCGTCGTCGTCGTCAAGGGCCGGCTCAACCGGCGTGACGAGGTCCCGACGATCTACGCCTCGGGGCTGACGGTGCCGGACATCTCCAGCACCGACGGCGTCCCGGTCACGGTGACGCTGCCGACGGCGCGCTGCACCGCCGGGGTCGTCGAGCAGCTCAAGACGGTGCTGGAGACGCACCGGGGGGCCACCGAGGTGCGGCTGCGGCTGACGAAGAACGGTGGCGGGACCGGGACCCTGATGCGGCTGGACGACTCCCTGCGCGTCAACCCCAGCCCGGCGCTGTTCGGTGACCTGAAGCAGCTGCTCGGCGCCTCGTGCCTGGGGTGA
- a CDS encoding RluA family pseudouridine synthase has protein sequence MPEVRSLPVPDGLEGERVDAALSRLLGLSRTRVAELTADGLVVVDGAAVGKSDRLRAGSWLEVEVPDPPAAPTVVAETVEGLTVVHDDDDLVVVDKPVGVAAHPSPGWTGPTVVGGLAGAGYRIATSGAAERQGVVHRLDVGTSGLMVVAKSEHAYTALKLAFKERTVEKVYHTLVQGHPDPLRGTIEAPVGRHPGSAWKFAVTADGKPSVTHYEVLEAFRAAALAEVHLETGRTHQIRVHFAALRHPCVGDLTYGADPTLAARLGLTRQWLHAVRLGFAHPGTGQPVEFTSTYPADLATALERLAD, from the coding sequence GTGCCTGAGGTCCGCAGCCTGCCCGTGCCCGACGGCCTCGAGGGCGAGCGCGTCGACGCCGCCCTGTCCCGCCTGCTGGGTCTGTCCCGCACGCGCGTCGCCGAGCTGACCGCCGACGGCCTCGTGGTCGTCGACGGGGCCGCCGTCGGCAAGTCCGACCGGCTGCGCGCCGGGTCGTGGCTGGAGGTCGAGGTCCCCGACCCGCCGGCGGCGCCGACCGTCGTGGCCGAGACCGTCGAGGGTCTGACGGTCGTGCACGACGACGACGACCTCGTGGTCGTGGACAAGCCCGTGGGCGTCGCGGCGCACCCGAGCCCGGGCTGGACGGGGCCGACGGTCGTCGGCGGGCTCGCCGGCGCGGGGTACCGCATCGCGACGTCGGGGGCCGCCGAGCGGCAGGGCGTGGTGCACCGCCTCGACGTCGGCACCTCGGGCCTCATGGTCGTGGCCAAGAGCGAGCACGCGTACACCGCGCTGAAGCTCGCGTTCAAGGAGCGGACGGTCGAGAAGGTCTACCACACGCTCGTCCAGGGCCACCCGGACCCGTTGCGCGGCACCATCGAGGCCCCCGTCGGCCGGCACCCCGGCAGCGCCTGGAAGTTCGCGGTCACCGCGGACGGCAAGCCGAGCGTCACCCACTACGAGGTCCTCGAGGCCTTCCGCGCCGCGGCCCTGGCCGAGGTGCACCTCGAGACGGGGCGCACGCACCAGATCCGGGTGCACTTCGCCGCGCTGCGCCACCCGTGCGTGGGGGACCTCACCTACGGGGCGGACCCGACGCTGGCGGCCCGTCTCGGACTCACCCGGCAGTGGCTGCACGCCGTCCGCCTCGGCTTCGCCCACCCCGGCACCGGGCAGCCCGTGGAGTTCACGAGCACCTACCCGGCCGACCTGGCCACGGCCCTGGAGCGCCTCGCCGACTGA
- the lspA gene encoding signal peptidase II: MSPAETPPDHPAPSAHPRPRRTLWTFLVWAVVYALDQVTKVVAVATLEPGVARPFVGEVLQFHLIRNPGAAFSFATGATWIFTVLAAVVVVVVVRVSRKLRSLPWALALGFLLAGATGNLTDRLLRAPGFARGHVVDFLQLPHWPIFNVADASICVAAVCIAVLAVRGVGLDGTREARERPGADAPARTEADGA; the protein is encoded by the coding sequence ATGAGCCCAGCCGAGACGCCCCCCGACCACCCCGCCCCGTCCGCGCACCCGCGGCCACGACGAACCCTGTGGACGTTCCTCGTCTGGGCCGTCGTCTACGCGCTGGACCAGGTGACCAAGGTCGTGGCCGTGGCCACCCTCGAACCGGGGGTCGCACGGCCCTTCGTCGGCGAGGTGCTGCAGTTCCACCTCATCCGCAACCCCGGGGCGGCCTTCAGCTTCGCCACCGGGGCGACGTGGATCTTCACGGTCCTCGCGGCCGTGGTCGTGGTCGTGGTGGTCCGCGTGTCCCGCAAGCTGCGCAGCCTGCCGTGGGCCCTGGCCCTCGGCTTCCTCCTGGCCGGTGCGACGGGCAACCTCACCGACCGCCTGCTGCGCGCCCCGGGCTTCGCGCGCGGTCACGTCGTGGACTTCCTGCAGCTTCCGCACTGGCCGATCTTCAACGTCGCCGACGCCAGCATCTGCGTGGCCGCCGTCTGCATCGCCGTCCTCGCCGTGCGGGGCGTCGGCCTCGACGGCACCCGCGAGGCGCGCGAGCGCCCCGGGGCGGACGCGCCCGCCCGGACGGAGGCCGACGGTGCCTGA
- a CDS encoding TraR/DksA family transcriptional regulator, whose amino-acid sequence MHGVSAGTTEPTATAGAATGRAARAAAVRELPVRDSEEAWTPEELAQVRSELMSEVDRLTRQLDDATSSFSALVRSSGEGSGDDQVDHGATTAGREHEMTIVNNARDLLEQTQRALVRMSSGAYGVCESCSGAVGKARLQAFPRVTLCMPCKSRAERR is encoded by the coding sequence GTGCACGGAGTGTCTGCGGGGACGACGGAGCCGACCGCGACGGCGGGGGCGGCGACGGGCCGGGCGGCCCGGGCCGCCGCGGTCCGCGAGCTGCCGGTGCGGGACTCCGAGGAGGCCTGGACCCCCGAGGAGCTCGCGCAGGTCCGCTCCGAGCTCATGTCGGAGGTGGACCGGCTCACCCGCCAGCTCGACGACGCCACCTCCTCCTTCTCCGCCCTGGTGCGCTCCAGCGGCGAGGGGTCCGGCGACGACCAGGTCGATCACGGTGCCACGACGGCCGGTCGCGAGCACGAGATGACGATCGTCAACAACGCCCGCGACCTGCTGGAGCAGACCCAGCGCGCGCTCGTGCGGATGTCCTCCGGCGCCTACGGCGTCTGCGAGTCCTGCAGCGGGGCCGTCGGCAAGGCCCGGCTGCAGGCCTTCCCCCGGGTCACGCTCTGCATGCCCTGCAAGTCGCGCGCCGAGCGTCGCTGA
- a CDS encoding DivIVA domain-containing protein yields MPLTPEDVVEKRFNPTRVREGYAQDEVDDFLDEVVAELRRLNAENSELRGQLTQCQSRVTELSRPGTQTAPAEATEAPVLEKAPEPEPEPEPQPALVAAAAAQPDGGDATTRAAGVIALAQRLHDEYVREGESQRDALVLGAQEQAERVVAEAEARRDRTLGELEGRRVALEESITQLHGRESTYREQLEQFISSQLDDLRRVARVVPDDAVSR; encoded by the coding sequence ATGCCGCTCACCCCGGAAGACGTCGTCGAGAAGCGTTTCAACCCCACGCGCGTGCGTGAGGGGTACGCCCAGGACGAGGTCGACGACTTCCTCGACGAGGTCGTCGCCGAGCTGCGCCGCCTGAACGCCGAGAACTCCGAGCTGCGCGGGCAGCTCACGCAGTGCCAGTCCCGGGTCACCGAGCTCAGCCGTCCCGGCACCCAGACCGCCCCGGCCGAGGCCACCGAGGCCCCGGTGCTGGAGAAGGCACCCGAGCCCGAGCCCGAGCCGGAGCCGCAACCGGCCCTCGTCGCCGCGGCCGCCGCCCAGCCCGACGGGGGCGACGCCACCACCCGTGCCGCCGGCGTCATCGCCCTCGCCCAGCGCCTGCACGACGAGTACGTCCGCGAGGGCGAGTCCCAGCGCGACGCCCTCGTGCTGGGTGCGCAGGAGCAGGCCGAGCGCGTGGTGGCCGAGGCCGAGGCGCGCCGCGACCGCACCCTGGGTGAGCTGGAGGGGCGTCGCGTCGCCCTGGAGGAGAGCATCACCCAGCTGCACGGCCGGGAGAGCACGTACCGCGAGCAGCTCGAGCAGTTCATCTCCTCCCAGCTGGACGACCTGCGCCGCGTCGCCCGCGTCGTCCCGGACGACGCCGTCTCGCGCTGA
- a CDS encoding YggT family protein, whose amino-acid sequence MAVVFKLLEIVVLLFFICLIGRLVLDWVQALSREWRPRGVVLVLAEVVYTVTDPPLKALRRVLPPLRLGAVQLDLAFLVLAILCSILMPTFDGLSQRAALSALP is encoded by the coding sequence GTGGCCGTGGTCTTCAAGCTCCTCGAAATCGTCGTCCTGCTGTTCTTCATCTGCCTCATCGGGCGCCTGGTCCTGGACTGGGTGCAGGCGCTCTCGCGCGAGTGGCGGCCCCGGGGGGTCGTGCTCGTGCTCGCCGAGGTCGTCTACACGGTGACCGACCCGCCGTTGAAGGCGCTGCGCCGGGTCCTGCCGCCGCTGCGCCTCGGCGCCGTCCAGCTCGACCTCGCCTTCCTCGTCCTGGCGATCCTCTGCTCGATCCTCATGCCGACGTTCGACGGGCTGTCCCAGCGCGCTGCCCTGTCCGCCCTGCCCTGA
- a CDS encoding cell division protein SepF has product MAGALRNAMVYLGLAEDDRYAEDAEVDQTRPRAETTTAARPEPREQPRPEPRLEVRHDPRPEPAPERRVATTAQVTPIRKQVAHVVSQTSSSPTTSASAELHRITTIHPRTYNEAKIIGESFREGVPVIMNLTDMDDSDAKRLVDFSAGLVFGLHGAIERVTNKVFLLSPQNVEVATQEEERPVERTFFNQS; this is encoded by the coding sequence ATGGCCGGCGCGCTGCGCAATGCGATGGTCTACCTCGGCCTGGCCGAGGACGACCGCTACGCCGAGGACGCCGAGGTCGACCAGACCCGTCCGCGGGCCGAGACGACCACCGCGGCCCGTCCCGAACCGCGGGAGCAGCCGCGTCCCGAACCGCGCCTGGAGGTGCGGCACGACCCCCGTCCGGAGCCGGCGCCCGAGCGCCGCGTCGCGACCACGGCCCAGGTGACCCCGATCAGGAAGCAGGTGGCCCACGTGGTCTCCCAGACCTCCAGCTCCCCGACCACCTCGGCGTCCGCGGAGCTGCACCGCATCACGACGATCCACCCGCGCACGTACAACGAGGCCAAGATCATCGGTGAGTCGTTCCGCGAGGGCGTGCCGGTCATCATGAACCTGACGGACATGGACGACTCCGACGCCAAGCGCCTCGTCGACTTCTCCGCCGGTCTCGTCTTCGGCCTGCACGGGGCGATCGAGCGCGTCACGAACAAGGTCTTCCTGCTGTCGCCGCAGAACGTCGAGGTCGCCACCCAGGAGGAGGAGCGCCCGGTGGAGCGCACCTTCTTCAACCAGTCCTGA